From a single Nocardioides sp. dk884 genomic region:
- a CDS encoding NAD(P)-dependent oxidoreductase, with protein MRTQQVAVLGAESALGRLVVDRLRAEAHQPRPLTSYDEETLRAALAGADVVISVLTPPDDPEAPSLTEVTGRVLEAMRACGVRRYVGLGSVAVRWWRDEPTARALVLPRLARLRSRTAQADLAAMTELVSSAEVEWTLARVVRTSDGPSRGTIRSGYLGLDAVRWSMTRTDLATFLVEQVIDETYLRAAPVVTN; from the coding sequence ATGCGCACACAGCAGGTCGCGGTACTGGGGGCCGAGAGCGCCCTCGGCCGGCTCGTGGTGGACCGGCTGCGCGCCGAGGCCCACCAGCCGCGCCCCCTCACGTCGTACGACGAGGAGACGCTGCGCGCTGCCCTGGCGGGCGCGGACGTGGTGATCAGCGTGCTGACGCCGCCGGACGACCCGGAGGCCCCGTCGCTGACCGAGGTGACCGGACGGGTCCTCGAGGCGATGCGCGCCTGCGGCGTCCGGCGCTACGTCGGGCTGGGCAGCGTCGCCGTGCGCTGGTGGCGCGACGAGCCGACGGCCCGGGCGCTGGTGCTGCCGCGGCTGGCCCGGCTGCGCTCTCGGACCGCGCAGGCCGACCTGGCCGCGATGACCGAGCTGGTGAGCTCCGCGGAGGTGGAGTGGACGCTGGCGCGCGTCGTGCGCACCAGCGACGGTCCCTCCCGGGGCACGATCCGCTCGGGCTATCTGGGTCTGGACGCCGTGCGCTGGTCGATGACCCGTACCGACCTCGCGACGTTCCTCGTCGAGCAGGTCATCGACGAGACCTATCTGCGCGCGGCCCCCGTCGTCACGAACTGA
- the nrfD gene encoding NrfD/PsrC family molybdoenzyme membrane anchor subunit, with amino-acid sequence MSDTLSQTEGRPRRGSGRGGGGRRRRGGERSMVPEAEFTSYYGRPIVKASPWEADIPAYLFAGGLAAGSSLLAAGADLTGRPGLRRVGRLGALGALSFSMAALVHDLGRPSRFVNMLRVAKLTSPMSVGTWILSAYGPFAGAAAAAELVALLPPDARRGPLRLLELAGRPAGLVAAVFAPPVASYTAVLLSDTATPSWHEAYRELPFVFVGSAAAAASGLALVGAPTSETGPARRLAVGGALMELAMERRMEQSMGVTAEPLHAGRAGRLMRAARGLTLVGAAGAALSGRSRVLSALSGAALMAGSACIRFGVFEAGQASARDPKYTVVAQRQRMEREGPARHRPEDPDA; translated from the coding sequence ATGAGCGACACGCTCTCGCAGACCGAGGGACGCCCCCGTCGCGGATCGGGTCGTGGTGGGGGAGGACGACGTCGTCGCGGTGGCGAGCGCTCGATGGTGCCGGAGGCGGAGTTTACCTCCTACTACGGGCGCCCGATCGTCAAGGCCTCCCCCTGGGAGGCCGACATCCCCGCCTACCTCTTCGCAGGCGGTCTGGCCGCCGGCTCCTCGCTGCTCGCGGCCGGTGCCGACCTGACCGGGCGCCCGGGGCTGCGGCGGGTCGGACGGCTTGGCGCTCTCGGTGCGCTGTCGTTCTCGATGGCCGCGCTGGTCCACGACCTGGGGCGGCCCTCCCGCTTCGTGAACATGCTGCGGGTGGCCAAGCTGACCTCGCCGATGTCGGTGGGCACCTGGATCCTGTCGGCCTACGGGCCGTTCGCCGGGGCGGCGGCCGCCGCCGAGCTCGTCGCGTTGCTGCCGCCCGACGCGCGGCGCGGACCGCTGCGGCTGCTGGAGCTGGCCGGGCGTCCGGCCGGGCTGGTCGCCGCCGTGTTCGCCCCGCCGGTCGCCTCCTACACCGCGGTGCTGCTCTCCGACACCGCGACCCCGTCGTGGCACGAGGCCTACCGCGAGCTGCCGTTCGTCTTCGTCGGCTCCGCCGCCGCCGCGGCCTCCGGGCTCGCTCTGGTCGGGGCGCCGACGTCGGAGACCGGGCCGGCGCGACGTCTCGCGGTCGGCGGTGCGCTGATGGAGCTGGCCATGGAACGTCGCATGGAGCAGTCGATGGGCGTGACCGCGGAACCGCTGCACGCCGGTCGTGCGGGCCGGCTGATGCGGGCCGCGCGGGGGCTCACCCTCGTCGGCGCGGCCGGTGCCGCGCTGTCGGGGCGCAGCCGCGTGCTCTCCGCGCTCTCGGGCGCGGCGCTGATGGCCGGGTCGGCCTGCATCCGCTTCGGGGTCTTCGAGGCAGGTCAGGCCTCGGCGCGCGACCCCAAGTACACAGTCGTGGCGCAGCGTCAGCGGATGGAGCGCGAGGGCCCGGCGCGCCACCGCCCCGAGGACCCGGACGCCTGA